GAGGAAGGGCACCAGCGTGCCCTCCTCGATCCGCGTCATGTCCTCGGCGAGTTCGACCAGACCGTCGGTGCGCGTCAGCGAAGTCAGCACGCCGGCCCCGTCCTGCGGGTGCTTGCGCGCGACCTGCACGCCGTCGGGGCCGGGCTCGAGCGAGACGCGGACATATTCCCTGCGGCCCTCCTTCTTGCGGTAGGCGAAGCCGAGGCGCACCGGAAGCGACAGAGGAGCGACCGGCGCCGTGCCGGCGAGCCGCGCAATCAGGACGCGGGCGACAAAGGCGAAGGTGACGAAGACCGCGACCGGATTGCCGGGCAGGCCGATGAACGGCACCGTGCCGATGCGCCCCAGCGCCACGGGCCGGCCGGGCTTGATGCCGATGCGCCAAAAGGCGAGCTCGCCGACCTGCTCCAGCGCCGCCTTGACGTGGTCCTCCTCGCCGGTCGAGACACCGCCCGAGGTCAGGACGAGGTCGCAATCGCGTGCCGCCTCGGCAAGGCGCTTCGCCAGCCCGGCGCGCTCGTCGCGCAGGATGCCGAGATCGACGACCTCCGCGCCGGCGCGCGCCACCATGGCCCGCAGCAAGGCTCGATTGGCGTCGTAGATCGCGGCCGGGCGCAGCGGCTGTCCGGGTTCGGTGAGTTCGTCGCCGGTGGAGAAGATCGCGACGCATGGCCGGCGGCGCACCGCCACCTGCGTGACGCCGAGCGCCGAGAGCAAGGCGAGATCCTGAGGCCGCAGGCGTTGACCCGCAGCCGCGGCAAGCGCGCCGCGCGCAATATCCTCACCCGCCGGACGCGCATTGGCGCCCCGGGCGAGCCCCGGCGGCAGGAGCACGGCCTCGCCCTCGAGCGTGACATCCTCCTGCATGAAGACGGTGTCGGCGCCATCCGGCATCGGCGCGCCGGTGAAGACCCGCACCGCACGGCCCCGCACGCTGAGGCCTGCAGCATCGGCGCCCGCCGCGACGCGGCCGCCGAGGGGCAGGCGCGTCGGCCCCGACGATGCGAGATCCGCGGAGTGGACGGCATAGCCGTCGACCGCCGAATTGGCGAAGGGCGGCAGATCGAGGGGGGAGAGGATCGCGTCCGCCAGCACGCGCCCGTCGGCGGCGGCCAGAGAGACCGTCTCCGTGCCGCTCACCGGGGCGACCAGCGCGGCGACGCGCTCGCCCGCCTGTTCGAGTGTCATCAGGGCGCCAAAGGCCTCGTCGTCGCGGCTGAGCTGGGCCATGGCGCCGTCAGTCCTTCCTGCCGCAGCGCGCCAGCGTCTCGGCCAGCGGCAGGGCCTGCGCCAGGACGATCTCCGCGACGGCAGCGATGTCGTCGAGCGGGACGACCGGACGGCCGGCGTCGGGAAAGGCGACGTCGCTGGCCACCGCGACGATGCTGTCGTCACCCGGATGGAGCGGCGGCTTGCCGTTGCCGGCGCGGTGGATTTCGATCTTGGCGTGGCACTGGCGCTTGAAGCCTTCGACCACGACGATATCGACGGGAGACAGCCGAGCCAGCAGGTCCGGCAGCTCGGCCTCGGCCTCCCCGCGCAACTCGCGCATCAGGGCCCAGCGGCGCTCGGAGGAGATCAGCACCTCACGGGCGCCCGCCTCGCGATGGGCATGGGAATCCTTGCCCGGCGTGTCGAGATCGAAAGCGTGATGCGCATGCTTGAGCGTCGAGACCGAGACGCCGCGCCGGCCGAGCTCCGGGATCAGCCGGGTCAGCAGGGTGGTCTTGCCCGCACCGCTCCATCCCGCCAGGCCGATCACACGCATCGCCGTCCTTCACCCAAACGAAAACCACGGCCCCAAACGAAAACCGGGCGCCGAAGCGCCCGGTCGTCATCCGTCAGCCGACCCCTGCGGGTCAAGCGGATCATTCAGCCGGCTGCAGCCGGTTGTCGGCGCCCGCGCGGGCCTTCTGCATCTCTTCCTCGACCCAGAGCGAGTGATGCGCCTTGGCCCAGTTGAGATCGACCTCGCCGGAGCCCATGGCGTCGAAGGCGCCCTCCATGCCGATCGAGCCGATGTAGATGTGGCCGAGGATGAGCGCGACCATCAGCACCGAGACGATGCCGTGCACGACGTTCCAGAACTGGAGATTGAGCACGCCGCCAGCCGAGAACGGGAAGAGCAGGTAGAAGCCCGAAACCGAGAGGGCCGCTCCACCCAGAACGACGCTCCAGAACACGACCTTCTGGCCGGCGTTGAAGCGGCGCGCTTCCGGGTGACCCTTGCCGATGATGCCGCCGCCGGCGGCGAACCAGCGCAGGTCCATCAGGGTCGGGATGTTGTCCTTGATCCAGATGACGAACATCAGCGCGATGCCGAGCATGAAGGGCCAGGCCAGGAAGTTGTGCGACCACTTGGCGGCGATCGACAGGTTGGTGAAGGCCTGCGGTCCGATCAGCGGCAGCAGGACGAGCTTGCCGAAGGTGACGTTCAGGCCCGACAGCGCCAGGATGATGAAGCAGCCGGCGGTGAGCCAGTGCACGAAGCGCTCGAAGGCGTTGAAGCGCGTGATCGTCTGCCCCGCCGGACCGGCCTCCATGAGGATGCGGCCGCGGATCAGGAAGAAGGCCGTCAGCACCAGAAGCGTGCCGAGCACCGCGATCACCGCCGTGCGCAGCATCGTGCCCTGGTGGAAGGCGCGCCAGTCGCGGCCGGCCGGACGTTCCAGCGTGGCGGCCTTCTGGTCGGGAATGGTGATGCGGCCCTGAAGCTCGGCCTGGGGATTGCCCTTGAGCGCGTCGAGGAACTGCCGCTCGCGGACGGCATCGGCCGTCGGGTTGACCTGCTGGGCGCCGGCGGGAACGGCAAGCGCGACCGCGAAGGTCAGCAGCAGGCCGGTCACCAGCAGGCGGATATGGGCGCCGAAACGCATGGCTCTGTTCCCTTGCTCCGGCCCTCGTCGCGAGAGGCCGATCTGTCTGAAAAGGGCGCCCCGGCGAAGGGACCGGCCTGGCCGGTTTCCGTTCGGAGCGCCTGTCGTGGCCCGTCTCGATGAGGGCCTTCGTCCGTCTCCAGACAGGACGTCAGATGGCGATGGTTTCCTTGTAGGCCGTCTGCCAGCCCCAGGCGCCCGAGCCGTAGCCGCGCTTCACCACCCGCTCCTTGTAGATCTGGGCGATGATCTCGCCGTCGCCGGCCAGCAGCGACTTGGTCGAGCACATCTCGGCGCAGAGCGGCAGCTTGCCCTCGGCCAGGCGGTTCGAGCCATACTTCTGGAACTCGACCGGCGAGAGATCGGCCTCCGGGCCGCCTGAGCAGAAGGTACACTTGTCCATCTTGCCGCGCGAACCGAAGTTGCCGACCTTCGGATACTGCGGCGCGCCGAAGGGGCAGGCGTAGAAGCAGTAGCCGCAGCCGATGCAGAGATCCTTGCTGTGCAGCACGACGGCGTCCGCCGTGGTGTAGAAGCAGTCGACCGGGCAGACCGCCGCGCAGGGCGCGTCGGTGCAGTGCATGCAGGCCATCGAGACCGAGCGCTCGCCGGGCTTGCCGTCATTGATGGTGACGACGCGCCGACGGTTGATGCCCCAGGGCACCTCGTTCTCGTTCTTGCAGGCGGTGACGCAGGCGTTGCACTCGATGCAGCGATCCGCGTCGCAGAGGAATTTCATCCGGGCCATGGTTCAGTTCCCCCTTACGCCGCTGCGATCTGGCAGAGCGTGACCTTGCCTTCGTGCATCGCCGTCACCGGGTCGTAGCCGTAGGTGGTGACGATGTTGACCGACTCGCCGAGCACGATCGGATCGGTTCCCTTCGGGTAATTCCCGCGCTGGTCCTGACCCTGATAGAAGCCGCCGAAGTGGAAGGGCATGAATGCCACGCCCTTGCCGACACGCTCGGTGACCAGCGCCTTGACGCGGGCCTTCGAGTTGTTCTCCGGACCCGAGACCCAGACGAAGCTGCCGTCCTTGATGCCACGCGCGGTGGCGTCAGCCGGGTTGATCTCGACGAACATGTCCTGCTGCAGTTCGGCCAGCCAGCGGTTCGAGCGCGTCTCCTCGCCGCCGCCCTCGTATTCCACGAGACGACCCGATGTGAGGACGATCGGGAAGGACTTCGCGATACCCTTCTCGACGGCGGCCTTCTGGACCGAGGTGTGGAGGTTCGGGATGCGCAGGGTGCGCTCGTCGGGACGGG
This portion of the Bosea sp. OAE506 genome encodes:
- the mobB gene encoding molybdopterin-guanine dinucleotide biosynthesis protein B; translation: MRVIGLAGWSGAGKTTLLTRLIPELGRRGVSVSTLKHAHHAFDLDTPGKDSHAHREAGAREVLISSERRWALMRELRGEAEAELPDLLARLSPVDIVVVEGFKRQCHAKIEIHRAGNGKPPLHPGDDSIVAVASDVAFPDAGRPVVPLDDIAAVAEIVLAQALPLAETLARCGRKD
- the fdh3B gene encoding formate dehydrogenase FDH3 subunit beta, whose protein sequence is MARMKFLCDADRCIECNACVTACKNENEVPWGINRRRVVTINDGKPGERSVSMACMHCTDAPCAAVCPVDCFYTTADAVVLHSKDLCIGCGYCFYACPFGAPQYPKVGNFGSRGKMDKCTFCSGGPEADLSPVEFQKYGSNRLAEGKLPLCAEMCSTKSLLAGDGEIIAQIYKERVVKRGYGSGAWGWQTAYKETIAI
- the glp gene encoding gephyrin-like molybdotransferase Glp, which encodes MAQLSRDDEAFGALMTLEQAGERVAALVAPVSGTETVSLAAADGRVLADAILSPLDLPPFANSAVDGYAVHSADLASSGPTRLPLGGRVAAGADAAGLSVRGRAVRVFTGAPMPDGADTVFMQEDVTLEGEAVLLPPGLARGANARPAGEDIARGALAAAAGQRLRPQDLALLSALGVTQVAVRRRPCVAIFSTGDELTEPGQPLRPAAIYDANRALLRAMVARAGAEVVDLGILRDERAGLAKRLAEAARDCDLVLTSGGVSTGEEDHVKAALEQVGELAFWRIGIKPGRPVALGRIGTVPFIGLPGNPVAVFVTFAFVARVLIARLAGTAPVAPLSLPVRLGFAYRKKEGRREYVRVSLEPGPDGVQVARKHPQDGAGVLTSLTRTDGLVELAEDMTRIEEGTLVPFLGYSLLIG
- a CDS encoding formate dehydrogenase subunit gamma; translation: MRFGAHIRLLVTGLLLTFAVALAVPAGAQQVNPTADAVRERQFLDALKGNPQAELQGRITIPDQKAATLERPAGRDWRAFHQGTMLRTAVIAVLGTLLVLTAFFLIRGRILMEAGPAGQTITRFNAFERFVHWLTAGCFIILALSGLNVTFGKLVLLPLIGPQAFTNLSIAAKWSHNFLAWPFMLGIALMFVIWIKDNIPTLMDLRWFAAGGGIIGKGHPEARRFNAGQKVVFWSVVLGGAALSVSGFYLLFPFSAGGVLNLQFWNVVHGIVSVLMVALILGHIYIGSIGMEGAFDAMGSGEVDLNWAKAHHSLWVEEEMQKARAGADNRLQPAE